The Pseudomonas benzenivorans region GGCGCCGGCCGCAGGCGCCGCTCTTGCCGGCCTCTGCCTGCGGCCCCGCCTATGCCCTACTTGCGCAGTTGCTTGGCATTGGCGAACAGCGCGGCCATGGCGTTGTTGCCCGGCGCCGGCTTGTCCTGGCCGGAGTGGCGCTCGCTGCGCGGGGTGTTGCCGCGCTTGCCGCCGCCACGTTGTTGCCCGCCGCGCGCGCCCTCGACCTTCTCGCCGGGGGTGTCGCCCATGCGCATGGACAGGGCGATGCGGTTGCGCGGGATGTCCACCTCCATGACCTTGACCTTGACCACGTCGCCGGCCTTGACCGCCTCGTGCGGGTCCTTGATGAACTTCTCCGACAGCGCCGAGATGTGCACCAGGCCGTCCTGGTGCACGCCGATGTCGACGAAGGCGCCGAAGTTGGTGACGTTGGTCACCACACCTTCGAGGATCATACCCAGTTCGAGGTCCTTGAGGGTCTCGACGCCTTCCTGGAACTCGGCGGTCTTGAACTCCGGGCGCGGGTCGCGGCCTGGCTTCTCCAGCTCGCTGAGGATGTCGCCGATGGTCACCAGGCCGAAGCGCTCGTCGGTGAATTTCTTCGGGTCCAGGCGCTTGAGGAAGGCCGCGTCGCCGATCAGCGAGCGGATGTCGCGGCCGGTGTCGGCGGCGATGCGCTGCACCAGCGGGTAGGTCTCCGGGTGCACCGCCGAGGCGTCCAGCGGGTTGTCGCCGTTCATCACGCGGAGGAAGCCGGCGGCCTGTTCGAAGGTCTTCTCGCCCAGGCGCGAGACCTTCTTCAGGGCGTCGCGGGTCTTGAATGCGCCGTTGGCGTCGCGGTGCGCGACGATGTTCTGCGCCAGGGTCGCGTTGAGCCCGGAGATGCGCGCCAGCAGGGCGGCGGAGGCGGTGTTGACGTCGACGCCGACGGCGTTCACGCAGTCCTCCACCACGGCGTCGAGGCTGCGCGCCAGCTTGAGCTGGGAGACATCGTGCTGGTACTGGCCGACGCCGATGGATTTCGGGTCGATCTTCACCAGCTCGGCCAGCGGGTCCTGCAGGCGCCGGGCGATGGACACCGCGCCGCGCAGCGACACGTCCAGCTCGGGGAACTCCCGGGCGGCCAGCTCGGAGGCGGAGTAGACCGAGGCGCCGGCCTCGCTGACCATGATCTTGGTCATCTTCAGGCCCGGGTACTTCTTGATCAGCTCGGCGGCCAGCTTGTCGGTCTCGCGACTGGCGGTGCCGTTGCCGATGGCGATCAGGTCGACGCCATGCTTGGCGCACAGCGCGGCCAGTACGGCGAGGGTCTGGTCCCACTGGTTCTTCGGCGCGTGGGGGTAGACGGTGGCGGTGTCCAGCAGCTTGCCGGTGGCATCGACCACCGCCACCTTGCAGCCGGTGCGCAGGCCCGGGTCCAGGCCCAGGGTGGCGCGCGGGCCGGCCGGGGCGGCCAGCAGCAGGTCGTGCAGGTTGCGGGCGAACACGCCGATGGCCTCGTCCTCGGCGCCTTCGCGCAGCTCGCCGAGCAGGTCGGTTTCCAGGTGGGTGTAGAGCTTGACCTTCCAGGTCCAGCGCACCACCTCGCCCAGCCACTTGTCGGCGGCGCGGCCGCGCTGCTCGAGACCGAAGCGCTCGGCGATCATCAGCTCGCACGGATGCAGGGCGCCCGACGCGACGGCGCCCGGCACTTCCTCACCGACCTTCAGGCTGGCACTGAGGATGCCCTCGTTGCGCCCGCGGAAGATCGCCAGGGCGCGGTGCGACGGCGCGC contains the following coding sequences:
- a CDS encoding Tex family protein, coding for MDSINNRIAEELGVRPQQVAAAVALLDEGSTVPFIARYRKEVTGSLDDTQLRHLEERLRYLRELDDRRASILASIEEQGKLTPELTREINLADTKTRLEDLYLPYKQKRRTKGQIALEAGLGELADALFDDPSLTPEQEAQRFIDAEKGFADVKAVLEGAKYILMERFAEDATLLSSLRSFLKDHATLSARVVAGKEEEGAKFRDYFEHDEPLKSAPSHRALAIFRGRNEGILSASLKVGEEVPGAVASGALHPCELMIAERFGLEQRGRAADKWLGEVVRWTWKVKLYTHLETDLLGELREGAEDEAIGVFARNLHDLLLAAPAGPRATLGLDPGLRTGCKVAVVDATGKLLDTATVYPHAPKNQWDQTLAVLAALCAKHGVDLIAIGNGTASRETDKLAAELIKKYPGLKMTKIMVSEAGASVYSASELAAREFPELDVSLRGAVSIARRLQDPLAELVKIDPKSIGVGQYQHDVSQLKLARSLDAVVEDCVNAVGVDVNTASAALLARISGLNATLAQNIVAHRDANGAFKTRDALKKVSRLGEKTFEQAAGFLRVMNGDNPLDASAVHPETYPLVQRIAADTGRDIRSLIGDAAFLKRLDPKKFTDERFGLVTIGDILSELEKPGRDPRPEFKTAEFQEGVETLKDLELGMILEGVVTNVTNFGAFVDIGVHQDGLVHISALSEKFIKDPHEAVKAGDVVKVKVMEVDIPRNRIALSMRMGDTPGEKVEGARGGQQRGGGKRGNTPRSERHSGQDKPAPGNNAMAALFANAKQLRK